In Strigops habroptila isolate Jane chromosome 2, bStrHab1.2.pri, whole genome shotgun sequence, one genomic interval encodes:
- the LOC115604414 gene encoding fibronectin type III domain-containing protein 9-like, which translates to MGITVQNITGNTAMVIWPKMASCADSFYSIMYHPNWNNMLSSYSRKNFQKEERVPTSRSSFVVENLTPLTTYIVCVTCQSANPSSDQCRVFNTLERDPASASNTKKELALGIWLTSSVLLLIIAAVLLYGCLHLVCRRRRERLQGPNGTSKQDYGKVWTKSTAYALEELGRQSQLMQDTEEKHPGGIQLATIIENPSVCKEPVMPTAKSQEQVPMTGQRSAIN; encoded by the coding sequence ATGGGAATAACCGTCCAAAACATCACAGGAAACACGGCAATGGTAATTTGGCCAAAAATGGCCAGCTGTGCCGACAGCTTTTACAGCATCATGTACCACCCTAACTGGAACAACATGCTATCCAGTTACTCGAGAAAGAACTTTCAGAAGGAAGAGAGGGTGCCCACCAGTCGTTCCTCCTTTGTTGTTGAAAACCTAACTCCGCTAACAACGTACATTGTGTGCGTGACCTGCCAGTCTGCAAACCCCTCCAGTGACCAGTGCAGAGTTTTTAACACACTGGAACGAGACCCAGCATCTGCGAGCAACACCAAGAAAGAGCTGGCACTGGGCATCTGGCTCACCAGCAGTGTCCTGCTCCTCATCATCGCTGCAGTCCTCCTCTACGGCTGCCTGCACCTCGTGTGCCGCAGGAGACGTGAGCGCTTGCAAGGGCCGAATGGGACCTCCAAACAAGACTACGGGAAGGTGTGGACCAAAAGCACAGCATACGCCTTGGAGGAGCTTGGCAGGCAGAGCCAACTGATGCAGGACACTGAGGAAAAGCATCCAGGTGGCATCCAGCTAGCCACAATCATAGAGAATCCTTCAGTGTGCAAGGAGCCTGTCATGCCGACTGCCAAAAGCCAGGAACAAGTGCCAATGACTGGACAGCGCTCTGCTATAAATTAG